The Desulfovibrio psychrotolerans genome includes the window GGAAGAGGAGGAGGAGGAAGAATCCCCCATGACCCTCATCCAGCATCTGGACGAATTGCGCAAAAGGCTGAAGTACATAGCCTTTGCAGCAATAGCCGGATGTCTGGCCTGCTACGGTTTTGCCGAGCGCCTTTTCGGTTATCTTGTGGCTCCCATGGTGGACTACATGCCGGAAGCGAGCAGCTTCATCTTCACGGCACCCCATGAAGCCTTCCTCACCTATCTGAAGGTGGCTGCTCTGGCAGGGATATTCCTGGCCAGCCCGTACATATTCTATCAGATATGGGCTTTCATCGCGCCCGGCCTGTATGATGAAGAACGGAAATACATCATTCCCGTGGCACTCTTTTCTGCCATTTTCTTCATCGGCGGGGCATCGTTCGGCTATTTCATCGTCTTCCCTGCCGCATTCGAATTCTTCATGAGTTTCAATAACGAGCACATTCAGGCCATGCTGAAGCTGGATGAATATCTGAGTTTCTCCATCAAACTGCTGCTGGCCTTCGGATTGGTGTTCGAAATGCCCCTTTTCGCTCTCATTCTCAGCCGCATAGGCATCCTCACGGCAGACATGATGCGCAAAGCTCGCCGCTACTCCATTTTGGGAGCGTTTATTGTGGCGGCCATTCTTACTCCGCCCGACATCTTCTCGCAATTGTTGATGGCGGGCCCCCTGCTCATCCTGTACGAGGTGTCCATTATCGTGGCCAAGGTGTTCGGTAAAAAACGCCGGGGAGCCGAGGAACCTGAAGAAGAAAAAGAAGAAGAAACGGAAGAAGCCGCCAAGGCGGAAAGCTAGCGGCTGCATGCCAATACAACGCCCACGACGGGGCCGGTTGCCCGGTTCCATGCAGCGGGAGGATACTATCATGACGGAACGAACCGCCAGCATAGAACGCACCACCAGCGAAACGACCA containing:
- the tatC gene encoding twin-arginine translocase subunit TatC, which produces MTLIQHLDELRKRLKYIAFAAIAGCLACYGFAERLFGYLVAPMVDYMPEASSFIFTAPHEAFLTYLKVAALAGIFLASPYIFYQIWAFIAPGLYDEERKYIIPVALFSAIFFIGGASFGYFIVFPAAFEFFMSFNNEHIQAMLKLDEYLSFSIKLLLAFGLVFEMPLFALILSRIGILTADMMRKARRYSILGAFIVAAILTPPDIFSQLLMAGPLLILYEVSIIVAKVFGKKRRGAEEPEEEKEEETEEAAKAES